Below is a window of Callospermophilus lateralis isolate mCalLat2 chromosome 9, mCalLat2.hap1, whole genome shotgun sequence DNA.
AGCTATCCTGGCTTGCCAGCTTCAAAACGGAAAGCCCCCATCCCAGGAATCCCCTTAGTCTGAAGCCAAACACGACAAAGACAGCTTGTCACCCTGCCTGGACCCTGTCCCACCCTATCACCTGCCCACTGGGCAGATAATGATGACAGCTGTAAGGTGTGAGCTTAGTAAGGGCTCCCTGTTGCTGAGGCCTTCTAGTGTCTCGGGGTGGGGGCTTACTGTCTCCATTACAGCTCAGGAGAGGGAGGCCCGGAAGGCCAGAGGTCTGAATCCGCACTGGCGACTCAGCACCCTCCACCTCCCTCCGGGGGCCTCTCAGAGTCACTCCATTTGTCCCTAGGCCCTGAATGGGACAAGCTGAGGACATTCTGTTTGCAAGACACCCGGAGCCCCTCTTGTCCTCCCCCACCTGGTGCTGGGGTGGACCCCAGGACCTCTGCATGCCAGGCAGGCGCTCCTGACTTCCACTCTGCCCACTGCTTGGACAAGGGACGAGGCTGGCGCTTAGAAAATAAACGCTGGTGGTGATTTATTGATCTGCCGGGGAGCCACCCCGGGTGGGGTGGGCAGGAGCGGGGTGAGAATCCAgggtctccagagctgctgggcgaGTCCTTGGGGTTTCCGTGTGGGATCTAGTCTCAGCTGGGGCTGGCATGGAACCGGCGCGGGGCGAGGTGACTGGTCAGGAAGCGCACGGCCGAGCGGATGCTCTCCGTAGTCCTCCGCTCCACGGTCTCCAGCACCTGGGTGACCGAGCGCAGGGCCGAGCTGGTCCCTGTGGCCAGCCCGGAGGAGAAGGCCGAGCTGGCGTTCCCCAGGATGCTGGAGACCGAGTGCAGGTTGGATCCGGTGTTGGGCAGCAGTTCCGTCGGGGAGCCGTGGCTGGAGGTCAGGAAGGCCATGGCCATGGTCATGCCCATGGGCTCGGACCACACCAGGATGTTGGCCAGGGAGCCGATGGAGCCCTCGCCCCCGCCCAGCAGGCTGGTCATGGAGCGCAAGTAGCCGTGGTCCTCATCCGCCATGTACAGGTCGGAGTCCAGCGGCCTCCTCCCCGGGGTCTCCCGGTGGGGGCTGGGCAAGGCCGAGGGCGGGGCATTGCAGgctgggaagggagggaaggactgaacccagtgttctgtggaactgTCCACCAGGTCGTCCCCTGTCACCATCTGGGACCCCTTGGTTTTCTCTTCAGCAACCTGGGTGACGCCAGTGGGCGGAGGGTCAAGCTGACCACCGGCGCCTGCAGTGGCTGGGTCAGCAGCACCCACAAAGGGCGGGACTTCTACTGCTCTGGGGTAGAAGGTCAGCTGCTTCTTGGGGTCCCTCGCCTGCGGTGGTGTTCCCTTCTGAGCCTGGGAGTCACTGAGCAGGCCCACGCCAtcctgagggatcagtgtatcccCAGCTAGCCTGACCGGTAGCAGGTTCTGACTGCCCACCAACACCGGCTGGGCACCTGGGTCCTGGGGCACCAGAGGTGTGATCTCTGCAGGCTTCTGGCTGCTGCCAGGAGTGACTTCATTCTTGTCTTGGTCCCCAGAGGTTGGCTTGGCCTCAGAGGTGGCCTCATCTACATCTTGGAGTTCAGTGGCCTCTGCAGCGCTGCTCTCTGGTGAGACATCTGCAGGGAGGGGGGCCTGACTTTGGGACCCTCCTGTCGGATCATCTGCAGGGCTGTGGTCAGCCTCCTTGTCCAGAAAGGCCTCAGAAGGAGCATATGGGGGGCTGCTGGTGGCTTTGGCCTCTTCTGAGGGCACGGTGGTCATTTATGCCCTCTGCCACTTGCAGTGGGAGTGGCCATGACTGCTGGGCTAAGATGTCCCAGTGCTGAAGTCACAGGGGGGTGTGGGTGGCGGGTGATGTCACAGGCACATGTACAGCAAGCCTCCCCAGTGGCTGCCTTGCTGAACCGAGGCTATGGCTGACTTGCAGCCACGTTTGTAGGATGGAGGTGTGTATGCAGGTGCAGGTGCTGCCACAGGGTGGAAAGGAGTCATAATGCCTGTGACTGAGGCAAATGAGAAGAGGGTACAGATGCCAAGTTAGAGTTCATCAGGGACCCCTCCCAGAACCTCTTTGCCCACTCTGGTGCCACAGGACTGGAAATGGCCAGTCCTTCTGCAGGGCATTTGTTTTCCAGCAGCCGTGGGCAGGAATAAGTCAAGGCCAGAACCTGGTCAGCTCCTGGTTCTGACTGTCCCTGGCTGTTTAACCCTTTGGACACAGGATAGACAAACTTCATCTTCTTCCTGCTCTCCTGAGTTGGGGTACAGACAACCACAAAGGATCTGCACCCCCAGGGTGTTCCTGAGACCCGTGCTTGTCCCTTTATTAAAAAGGTTGGGCTggaaattttcattcttctgtgtCTGTGACTCTGGGGTTGTCAGTAAGACTTGGTGCCTGCTTATCAGGGACCAGAGAGGAGCCAAGCCCCGTGACCCACTGTCTCTAAGCAGTGCAGCTCTGTTCTTATACCCACTTATTGCTGGGGCAGCTGAGCCTCAGAGGGAAGAGGCAACTTATTCAAAGTCACATGAATAAGCACTAAATCTGGGATTTGAACTCCACCTGACTTTAGCTCATGCAAGCTTTCCGGCCCCTCTGGTATCCAGGAGTGACTGGCAGGGTGAGGAAGCTGGGTGCTGGGAGCAGAGTGCTACCACAGCTGCTCTGGGCACCTCTGGGTGACAGCTGGTGCCGCTCAGGGTTTTGCCCCCAGTAGCCCAACTTTCCTCCCCCACTCCCTTCCCACGCTCTCTCCAACGCTGCCTCTCTCCAGCTCCTTCGCTGgccctcatcttcctcctcccctAACATGAGGCCTCTCCATGTTCTCTTCATCCCCTTTACACTCCGCTATCTGAGCCTCTGAAGCTGGCTCCacctctccttctcctccactTCTCCTTCTCAACCCTTGCTACCCACTTATTCTCTGCGGTGCCCTGAGGCCACCTCAGAGGTCATGGGCAAACCCAAGTTTTTGGGGAGTATGGGGGCGAGGCAGCTGAACCATGTGAAGGAATGTGGAGGAGTCTGCTAGTTGACCATCCTAGTTGCCCTTTGTTCTTACTGTCATGCTGGGAGccttcagccaagtaggtatgacaatttccttgccagcatactcccatgctgtctagtggaaggactcctgaaaggtgaccttgctcaaggtccAGGGCGGAtccctgtttagggtgttcccggtttagcataataggagattagggtgttcccccgtttagaatagggcgtatcctgctgcctgagttcctcttgagttcttagggtcagacagtatatttgggagacagaagcccaggaggtggggatttgggcagagaacgtggatttccccagaacgtgtttgtagacggccggtgtgagttcgggaataaagaattgctgtttgaatctacaagctgtgtggaggctcatgatttgtgcccagccagagacttcgGCACTGTCAGACCCCAGTTTTGTTCAGGGTGGCTGTCTGCTCAGCTAAAAGAATGGGTCTCCCAACCTCTCTTGCAGATAGGCAAGAACATGAGACTGTATTCTGGCAAAAGAGAAGCAAGCAGAAAGAATTAGGCAGTACTTTAGAAAGGATCCTTCAAAAAGCTAAATATCCTTTGGCTCTTCCACCCTTTATGCCTTTGGCTATTAGGAATGtaaggctggagcagcagcagctaTATTGATCCTTTGCTGGGTTTTCTGTTCtcacgactaaaaggctcaggggtcactccagttgaactgggctgactgggctgcacaaaataaccacacaagagacacaaatacctttttctttggggtcgctgtgacggctcctctgaccttaagggtctgcagaaagagagagagcaagagcacgtgctgaccccttttattgaggagaagctattcaaatgaggccaggggtcaggtttcagggggctgagtatcttcatgatgtccactgtcagcaggttgactgacacctgggtaggccacacccaagggcacagtaagagaaggggacacaaggcacttccaaggaagattctatcctaaacagagcaaggggttatattacaaaggaacaggtgagcgtagcttcacccatggggctgaggcaagacacacccatgcacgagacaccgaccctcaaacccaagaagggtgcCACATTTCTGCAACTGagagcctcagcacccagcccgggagtgtaactcagtcacgtgtaaggttggcctcccacaaTCCTTGAGGTAATCCTGTGGGTGGAAGGTTCACACTAAGATGGTAGAGCATAAGGGTGGAAGGAACCTGGGTCCCTTGGTTGGGGCTGTCATACCAGCCACCAGACAGAACCACTGCCAATACCCAGAACTCCTCTATGCGAAGGAAGATAATCACACCTGTGCTTAAATTGTTGGCATTGGGGGGTTTTCTACTTCATGCTTCTCAACTCAGTTCTCACCTAATTCTGACAATTTGGACAGCCCAGCAGGGGGGTCTTCCCTGCTGACTTGGACATCTTCCTGGGGTAACATGAAGGGCAGCATGGGGCACTGAGCACAGCGGGTGTTCCCCACTTCCAGGTGTGGAGACGGAGACACAGAGCCAGGTTCACAGCCAGAGGAGACACAGAGCCAGGTTCACAGCCAGAGGAGGCGTCTGCACAGTTCAAGTCCTCCCCACACTGCCCTCTGCTTCTGGCTAGATGTTCTCCCCCAATCTCATCATTTTGGGGGGTGTGGGAGGTTaacagggatttaactcaggggcacttgaccactgagccacatccccagtcctattttgtattttatttagagacagggtctcactgagttgtttagggccttgctttttgccgaggctggctttgaactcacaatcctcctgtctcagcctccggagccgctgGGATTCCAAGCCCGCACCACCGCTCAGGCCCCAGCCCCATCTTTACCAAGGAAATGAAAATGTATATGTTTGAGGCGTGTAGCTTCGTGTTCTGGGATACATTACACTATGAAATAATCCCCATCGTCAAGTCCTGGTAAACCAGGGAGCTTGGACAGTGCTGACCACTCCTGCTGAAGCCTCCCGTGGCCCTAGGGGGGTGCTGATGCCATCcctgttttatagatgaggaagctgaggctccGCTGAGGCTCTTCGTGCATGACTCACGTGCACACTGATGGGGCCAGAGGCCCTTCAGAGCCACTCAGAGCTCCCTTCTGCAGACCCCTGGTCACAGGGAGGGTGGCCTCTTCCTGTTCCTGCTGCCATAGGCACTGTTTCCCATGGTCCCGCCTCAGGATGCTGCTGCTCCTGGCCTCAGGGTCTGGCCCCTCCAGGGGATGCTCCTGGGCAGGTGGACCTGATGCTCTCTGGGGCTCTGCGGCCCCCCGCTGGCAGCCCCCACCATGGCCATGGTCACCTAGGGGGAGGGCAGTGCCCCCCAGCCTGTCACTGAGGCCACTCTGGGGGGCCTGGGGAGAGTCTGGGAGCCTGAACTGTGGCTGGTTGCCCCTCGGGGTGCTCCCAGGCAGCTTCTGGGGGTATCAGCACTGCAAGGCCAGGACGCCTGGTTCCAGGACTCCTGCTTCTGGAACCTTCAAGAAACAGAGGGGATGGAGGGAG
It encodes the following:
- the Tex44 gene encoding testis-expressed protein 44: MTTVPSEEAKATSSPPYAPSEAFLDKEADHSPADDPTGGSQSQAPLPADVSPESSAAEATELQDVDEATSEAKPTSGDQDKNEVTPGSSQKPAEITPLVPQDPGAQPVLVGSQNLLPVRLAGDTLIPQDGVGLLSDSQAQKGTPPQARDPKKQLTFYPRAVEVPPFVGAADPATAGAGGQLDPPPTGVTQVAEEKTKGSQMVTGDDLVDSSTEHWVQSFPPFPACNAPPSALPSPHRETPGRRPLDSDLYMADEDHGYLRSMTSLLGGGEGSIGSLANILVWSEPMGMTMAMAFLTSSHGSPTELLPNTGSNLHSVSSILGNASSAFSSGLATGTSSALRSVTQVLETVERRTTESIRSAVRFLTSHLAPRRFHASPS